One window from the genome of Sulfodiicoccus acidiphilus encodes:
- a CDS encoding tubulin-like doman-containing protein, with amino-acid sequence MSQVNEKSVGKYSDVHIIGLGGTGTNLIQRLIESPRLLQLLESEDSNLSLMAIDVADGDLEALNLAYENAKNRLVNARILVDRLYLRALKVRFNSPNTLFEFLNKLDGYLEGEGIKVANYRPWISSMIQIPPLAGGVGRMRALSKAIYNLNFYYYNELSSALSLFVDRVKRSVRQPIVLIVFGLGGGTGSGMVMDLARHLRVKLGSAVPIIALVVLPSSADDPVARGISPYTALQEFELLFNNELNSKVVETFGRTYVNPFTALFFLSLDPVYNLKSTLIEAKADLDDAIVDLVYSMRFFDLADLTSRTGTNNDFGRNWVHAAGFLKISYPLDQYIAYIKGQLQTLKLLGDFMLEKAEILERARRLLDSEFQELRWIYQTFLASQGQFNPQTFEGELDSVISRGEGMRLSLSKSSTA; translated from the coding sequence ATGAGCCAAGTCAACGAGAAGAGCGTAGGGAAGTACTCAGACGTCCACATAATAGGACTTGGTGGCACCGGTACTAACTTGATTCAGCGACTAATAGAGAGTCCCAGGTTACTACAACTCTTAGAATCGGAGGACTCCAACCTGTCACTCATGGCAATCGATGTAGCGGACGGTGACCTAGAAGCCCTCAACTTGGCCTATGAGAATGCCAAGAACAGATTGGTCAACGCAAGGATACTTGTGGACAGGCTCTACCTGAGGGCCCTCAAGGTGAGGTTCAACTCCCCCAACACCCTCTTCGAGTTTCTAAACAAACTAGACGGATACTTGGAGGGAGAGGGAATAAAGGTCGCTAACTATAGGCCGTGGATAAGTAGCATGATCCAGATACCTCCCCTAGCGGGTGGAGTGGGGAGAATGAGGGCACTGAGCAAGGCGATATACAACTTGAATTTCTACTACTACAACGAATTGAGCTCTGCTTTAAGCCTTTTCGTGGACAGGGTGAAGCGCTCTGTGAGGCAGCCCATAGTGCTCATCGTTTTCGGCCTGGGAGGAGGTACGGGCAGCGGAATGGTGATGGACCTGGCCAGACACCTGAGGGTCAAACTGGGGAGCGCGGTTCCGATAATAGCCCTCGTCGTACTGCCCAGTTCTGCCGACGATCCGGTGGCCCGGGGAATATCGCCCTACACTGCCCTGCAGGAGTTCGAGCTTCTCTTCAACAACGAGCTTAACTCGAAGGTGGTGGAGACCTTCGGGAGGACCTATGTGAATCCTTTCACGGCCCTGTTCTTCCTCTCACTGGACCCGGTGTACAACCTGAAGAGCACACTGATCGAGGCAAAGGCCGACCTCGACGACGCGATAGTTGACTTGGTATACTCCATGAGGTTCTTCGATTTGGCCGACTTGACGAGTAGAACCGGAACTAACAATGACTTCGGCAGGAACTGGGTTCACGCTGCAGGTTTCCTGAAGATAAGTTACCCATTGGATCAGTACATCGCCTACATAAAGGGTCAATTGCAGACCCTCAAACTCCTCGGAGACTTCATGCTGGAGAAGGCGGAGATACTCGAGAGGGCGAGGAGGTTACTGGACTCGGAGTTTCAAGAGCTCAGGTGGATATACCAAACGTTCCTAGCGTCTCAGGGTCAGTTCAACCCTCAGACCTTCGAGGGAGAGCTGGACTCTGTGATAAGTAGGGGGGAAGGTATGAGACTCTCTTTAAGCAAGAGCTCAACGGCCTGA
- the cimA gene encoding citramalate synthase: protein MDTTLRDGSQGVNVSFSLKDKLKVAQLLDQLGVDYIEGGWPASNPKDFEFFKEVKGLGLSSKVAAFGSTRRKGVKPSADQSLNGILDADTEVGVIFGKSWRLHVREVLNVTDQENLEMIYDSVRYLKDHGLEVIFDAEHFYQGYLDDPSYAIAVLNTAREAGADTLVLADTNGGTPPHVIFKVTTEVREKVEGELGTHMHNDAGCAVANTLLGVAAGARHVQGTINGIGERTGNADLVQVIPTLALKMGFKVLKDGSLPKLREVSAELYDILGQQPNPFQPYVGDNAFSHKAGVHADAVMKNPKAYEHVDPSLVGNSRKVVISELSGSSNLLAYADALGLTKNKKDERLRAALERVKSMEKEGYSFDQAAASAILIMMREFGTYVPSFEVDYWKVMSDGVLSLAVVKVNGKPAVAEGNGPVNAVDKALREALRDAGLSVEDVKLVDYKVHLPGRARNTESVVRVVAQFTDGIRVWGTTGVSTNVVEASVRALIDGFDYYLQMERRKR, encoded by the coding sequence TTGGACACTACCCTGCGAGACGGCTCGCAGGGAGTGAACGTCTCCTTTTCCTTGAAAGATAAGTTGAAGGTGGCTCAACTCCTAGATCAGCTGGGAGTAGACTACATAGAAGGCGGATGGCCAGCCTCGAATCCAAAGGACTTCGAGTTCTTCAAGGAAGTTAAGGGACTGGGACTCTCGTCCAAGGTGGCAGCCTTCGGTAGCACGAGGAGGAAAGGTGTCAAACCCAGCGCCGATCAGAGCCTCAACGGGATTCTAGACGCTGACACCGAGGTGGGTGTGATCTTCGGCAAGTCCTGGAGACTCCACGTGAGGGAAGTGCTTAACGTCACGGACCAAGAGAACTTGGAAATGATATACGACAGCGTCAGGTACTTGAAAGACCACGGACTGGAGGTGATTTTCGACGCCGAACACTTCTACCAAGGTTACCTCGACGATCCCTCGTACGCCATCGCCGTGCTTAACACGGCTAGGGAGGCGGGAGCTGATACGTTGGTCCTCGCCGACACCAACGGGGGCACACCCCCACACGTGATCTTCAAAGTGACCACGGAAGTGAGGGAGAAAGTCGAAGGAGAACTCGGAACTCACATGCACAACGATGCCGGCTGCGCAGTCGCCAACACGCTTCTGGGAGTGGCCGCTGGAGCCAGGCACGTCCAGGGCACCATTAACGGGATCGGTGAGAGGACTGGGAACGCCGACCTGGTTCAAGTTATACCCACTCTAGCGTTGAAAATGGGTTTCAAAGTCCTCAAGGATGGTTCTCTTCCTAAGTTGAGAGAGGTCTCGGCAGAGCTCTACGACATACTGGGCCAGCAGCCTAACCCCTTTCAGCCCTACGTAGGGGATAACGCGTTCTCCCACAAGGCCGGCGTTCACGCAGACGCAGTCATGAAGAATCCCAAGGCGTACGAACACGTGGACCCCTCTTTAGTTGGAAACTCTCGGAAGGTGGTAATCTCTGAGCTGAGCGGTTCCTCGAACCTGTTGGCTTACGCCGATGCGTTGGGACTCACCAAGAACAAGAAGGACGAGAGACTCAGGGCAGCTCTCGAGAGGGTCAAGTCCATGGAGAAGGAGGGGTACAGTTTCGATCAGGCAGCAGCCTCGGCCATATTGATCATGATGAGGGAGTTCGGTACTTACGTTCCGTCCTTCGAGGTTGACTATTGGAAGGTCATGTCTGACGGTGTCCTATCGCTCGCTGTGGTCAAAGTTAACGGAAAGCCGGCGGTGGCAGAGGGTAACGGTCCAGTTAACGCTGTGGACAAAGCTCTAAGGGAGGCCCTCAGAGACGCCGGACTATCTGTCGAAGATGTGAAGTTGGTGGACTACAAGGTGCACTTACCTGGTAGAGCAAGAAACACTGAGAGCGTTGTTCGAGTGGTGGCCCAATTCACCGACGGAATTAGAGTGTGGGGCACAACCGGAGTGTCGACCAACGTGGTGGAAGCCTCAGTTAGGGCCCTCATTGACGGGTTCGACTACTACCTGCAGATGGAAAGACGTAAGAGGTGA
- a CDS encoding lysine exporter LysO family protein, giving the protein MIYTWLFLGLYVSSMFVGRALKLDGSRLMTPVVLVLVFTVSAWASTEVVVRELEGLLFRSLAFTAMLVLLTLGIGALLRGGRGNLGEVKSSFPFQYPAALVAGWVFGILFRTPLYSSVVTCELYVLAVVVGISMWRGLSLRTVRAGGARALLSTAVALLGSAVGAGLFSFLTGLRFNVALGIALGMGWYSFTGPAIAAYVSPYYGVVAFLVNFLREQVTYVLVPALRRDEVGLLALGGATTMDDTLPVFVSTFGPEAGVSAAVNGVILTLIVPILVTTVVSI; this is encoded by the coding sequence GTGATCTATACTTGGCTGTTCCTAGGGCTATACGTTTCCTCCATGTTCGTTGGAAGAGCTCTGAAGCTAGACGGCTCCAGGCTCATGACTCCCGTGGTTTTAGTTCTCGTATTCACGGTGAGCGCTTGGGCTTCGACGGAGGTGGTGGTGAGGGAACTGGAGGGGCTCCTTTTCCGCTCACTGGCCTTCACAGCGATGTTGGTTCTCCTCACGCTGGGTATTGGCGCTCTATTGAGGGGTGGGAGGGGAAACCTCGGTGAGGTGAAGTCCTCCTTCCCCTTCCAGTATCCAGCGGCCCTAGTTGCGGGTTGGGTCTTCGGGATCCTGTTTAGGACCCCCCTCTACTCCTCAGTAGTGACCTGTGAGCTCTACGTTCTCGCCGTTGTGGTAGGTATTTCTATGTGGAGGGGACTGTCGTTGAGGACAGTGCGAGCAGGAGGGGCCAGGGCCCTCCTGTCCACTGCGGTGGCGCTCTTAGGTTCGGCAGTTGGAGCAGGTCTCTTCTCGTTCCTCACGGGGCTGAGATTTAACGTGGCGTTGGGGATAGCGCTGGGGATGGGGTGGTACAGCTTCACGGGTCCGGCGATCGCCGCCTACGTCTCGCCTTACTACGGGGTCGTGGCGTTCCTTGTAAATTTCCTCAGGGAACAGGTGACCTACGTCTTGGTGCCGGCCCTGAGGAGGGACGAGGTGGGGCTCCTCGCCCTCGGAGGCGCCACCACAATGGACGATACGTTACCCGTCTTCGTCTCCACCTTCGGCCCGGAGGCAGGAGTGAGCGCCGCCGTCAATGGCGTGATCCTCACTCTCATCGTTCCCATCCTCGTTACCACGGTAGTTTCGATCTGA
- a CDS encoding 4-hydroxybenzoate octaprenyltransferase produces the protein MGPRGARKGGKAYVILRFLRIEQVFFSLPMAYMGAFLAIRGIPSIRVLLLILSALFFLRMAGITMDNLADREIDAANPRTRTRPLVTGAITVREAWVMILVGMIGFFLSAYLVNEWTLIFSPVVGAVVLSYPYMKRFTSFANYHLAAIQGLAVFSGAVASDGLKFHTLTQVVSNVPWLFVVSTILWAVGFDLYNHIPDAQFDREMGLHSFAVLLGGRALTFAGLNQLSSVLLAVGGDLVYSLGPISYAATVLHGLVMLAAYYFASRKGDFGRAFYYNIYSSVILGLGIILNVALLS, from the coding sequence ATGGGACCCAGGGGAGCCAGAAAGGGCGGTAAGGCCTACGTCATACTCCGGTTCCTTAGAATAGAACAAGTCTTCTTCAGTTTACCAATGGCCTACATGGGGGCCTTCCTAGCTATCAGGGGTATACCGTCTATAAGAGTCCTCCTCCTCATTCTATCGGCTCTATTCTTCTTGAGGATGGCAGGGATCACCATGGACAACTTAGCCGATAGAGAGATAGACGCGGCAAACCCTCGGACTAGGACCAGGCCCTTAGTCACGGGCGCAATAACAGTGAGGGAGGCCTGGGTCATGATCTTGGTTGGGATGATTGGCTTCTTCCTTTCGGCCTACTTGGTCAATGAATGGACCCTCATCTTCTCTCCCGTGGTGGGGGCTGTGGTATTAAGTTACCCGTACATGAAGAGGTTCACTTCCTTCGCTAACTACCACCTGGCCGCAATACAGGGACTGGCAGTGTTCAGCGGAGCCGTGGCTAGCGACGGTCTTAAGTTCCACACACTTACCCAAGTTGTCTCAAACGTCCCGTGGCTCTTCGTAGTTTCAACGATACTGTGGGCTGTGGGTTTCGATCTCTACAATCACATTCCTGATGCGCAATTCGATAGGGAGATGGGGTTGCACAGTTTCGCGGTCCTCCTAGGTGGAAGAGCCCTGACTTTCGCTGGGTTGAATCAGCTTTCCTCTGTTCTCCTAGCCGTGGGAGGAGACTTGGTCTACTCCCTAGGGCCGATATCCTACGCAGCAACTGTGCTTCATGGACTTGTGATGTTGGCCGCGTACTACTTTGCTTCGCGAAAGGGAGACTTCGGCAGGGCCTTCTATTACAACATCTACTCCTCCGTAATCCTCGGGCTCGGGATAATACTTAACGTAGCCCTCCTCTCTTAA
- a CDS encoding metal-dependent hydrolase: protein MSTSVVQIVNLNTHILFAVSLGMVLTHHVELAVLIGIGAALPDLDREYVFTTRKLFSKFQLHRALLHNVFFVAGLYLINPWLALGAACHIGLDLLTSPTDRGVEPFFPLTRLVTGVYLTLEGEVVNRRGLSWYLEDPVTLVQETADPGLRESGVVPWLRVYGPFRNSRLMDWGVFYSSLVFVALYTQVRLDYGFLGWLLRFLGNAFLGHPLIVGGLVLFYLTGEVWRRKLQFSGSHRREVLASILVSVASLSIGIVSVRMGGVVDWSLVGMVSLALLIGMSIAYVHVRLRNGRVVL, encoded by the coding sequence ATGAGTACCTCGGTGGTGCAGATCGTGAACCTGAACACCCACATATTGTTCGCTGTATCCCTCGGAATGGTACTCACCCACCACGTAGAGCTGGCCGTTTTGATTGGCATAGGGGCTGCACTGCCAGATCTAGATAGGGAGTACGTCTTCACCACGAGGAAGCTCTTCTCCAAGTTTCAACTCCACAGGGCTCTCCTCCACAACGTTTTCTTCGTCGCAGGACTCTACTTGATAAATCCGTGGTTGGCCCTTGGGGCCGCCTGCCACATAGGATTAGACCTCCTCACCTCCCCTACTGACAGGGGAGTGGAACCTTTCTTTCCCCTGACTAGACTGGTCACAGGAGTTTACCTCACCTTAGAGGGGGAAGTAGTGAATCGGAGGGGGTTAAGTTGGTATTTGGAGGATCCAGTGACCTTAGTCCAGGAGACAGCGGATCCCGGGCTCAGGGAGTCGGGAGTGGTTCCTTGGTTGAGGGTTTACGGCCCCTTCAGGAATAGTAGGCTGATGGATTGGGGTGTCTTCTACTCTTCGTTGGTGTTCGTGGCCTTGTACACTCAAGTGCGACTCGACTACGGATTCCTAGGGTGGCTCCTGAGGTTCTTGGGCAACGCCTTCCTCGGACACCCCCTCATCGTGGGGGGACTCGTGCTCTTTTACCTCACAGGGGAAGTTTGGAGGAGGAAGCTGCAGTTCTCAGGTTCTCATCGTAGGGAAGTATTGGCTTCGATCCTAGTCTCCGTCGCTTCACTTTCGATCGGAATAGTGAGCGTTAGGATGGGCGGGGTAGTGGACTGGTCGTTGGTGGGCATGGTTTCGCTCGCTCTCCTCATAGGAATGTCGATCGCTTACGTTCACGTGAGGCTACGCAACGGTAGAGTTGTACTTTGA